The Daucus carota subsp. sativus chromosome 7, DH1 v3.0, whole genome shotgun sequence genome window below encodes:
- the LOC108194322 gene encoding rop guanine nucleotide exchange factor 7, translating to MEDTGVEKIEMIDEKKDEGLLDECGESSSASNCLASSVTEDHCSSDASADASPELDTPKFESKNSEIEMIKERFAKLLLGEDMSGCGNGVCTALAISNAITNLCATLFGQIWRLEPLPPEKRSMWKREMEWLLSCSDHIVELTPSCQTFTDGSKLEVMTCRPRSDLYVNLPALRKLDDMLLKILDSCESTEFWYVDQGVLAPEADISSTFRKLQRQEEKWWLPVPRVPTNGLSEIARKQLQHQRDCTNQILKASVAINSVTLADMEIPDMYFKGLPKNARACLGDLIYRYIASDQFTPESLLECISLSSEHQALEIANRVEASVYVWRGRTNPKSLSSMSRSHSRSSWGMVKEFVVDSDKKELLADRAESLLVCLKQRFPGLPQTTLDMTKIQCNKDVGKSILESYSRVLESLAFNLVARIDDLLYVDDLTKHSDPLLPIPKVGLMTQKSLRVPSTLPITSTPYKTSFNTPKFSRTQSGTVKGNRSQLSGKSMLPNRGFGVQKVLTNYLSIETEVQNYGSQLKRSNSCSNAIREP from the exons ATGGAGGATACTGGTGTTGAGAAAATTGAAATGATCGATGAAAAGAAAGACGAGGGCTTGTTGGATGAATGTGGGGAAAGCAGTTCAGCCTCTAATTGTTTGGCCTCATCAGTGACTGAAGATCATTGTAGCTCTGATGCTTCTGCTGATGCTTCTCCAGAACTGGACACGCCTAAGTTCGAGTCTAAAAATTCTG AGATTGAGATGATCAAGGAAAGATTCGCAAAGTTGTTGCTTGGGGAAGATATGTCTGGTTGTGGAAATGGGGTTTGTACAGCATTGGCGATTTCGAATGCAATTACTAATCTTTGTG CTACCCTTTTTGGCCAAATTTGGAGATTAGAACCTCTACCTCCTGAGAAGAGATCAATGTGGAAAAGGGAAATGGAGTGGCTTCTTTCTTGTAGTGACCACATTGTGGAGTTGACACCATCATGCCAAACGTTTACGGATGGAAGCAAGCTTGAG GTAATGACTTGCAGACCCAGGTCAGATCTTTATGTTAATCTGCCAGCTCTCCGCAAGTTAGATGACATGCTTTTG AAAATATTAGACAGCTGTGAAAGTACTGAGTTTTGGTACGTGGACCAAGGTGTTTTGGCTCCCGAAGCTGATATCTCGTCCACTTTTAGGAAACTCCAACGCCAAGAGGAGAAATGGTGGTTGCCAGTTCCCAGAGTTCCAACCAATGGCCTCAGTGAAATTGCAAGAAAACAGTTGCAGCACCAACGTGACTGCACGAACCAAATACTGAAAGCTTCCGTGGCTATCAACAGTGTCACTTTAGCTGATATGGAAATCCCAGATATGTATTTTAAAGGCCTTCCGAAG AATGCAAGAGCTTGCTTGGGCGATCTTATATATCGATATATTGCATCTGATCAATTTACACCTGAATCTCTGCTAGAGTGCATCAGCTTGTCTTCAGAACATCAAGCATTGGAAATTGCAAACCGAGTGGAGGCATCAGTTTATGTTTGGCGTGGAAGAACAAACCCAAAGTCTTTAAGCAGCATGAGCAGATCCCATTCAAGATCGTCATGGGGAATGGTGAAGGAGTTTGTTGTTGATTCAGACAAGAAGGAATTGCTTGCAGACAGAGCTGAAAGCCTGCTGGTATGCTTGAAGCAACGGTTCCCGGGGCTCCCTCAAACCACCTTAGACATGACTAAAATCCAATGCAACAAG GATGTTGGAAAATCCATCTTAGAGAGTTACTCTAGAGTTTTGGAGAGCCTAGCATTTAATCTTGTAGCACGTATTGATGACCTCCTCTATGTGGATGACTTGACAAAGCATTCAGATCCCTTATTGCCAATTCCTAAagttggtttaatgactcaaaaGAGTCTTCGGGTTCCAAGCACACTGCCCATCACGAGCACTCCGTATAAAACATCTTTCAACACTCCCAAATTTTCACGTACACAGTCAGGAACTGTCAAGGGTAACAGATCGCAGTTATCTGGTAAGAGCATGCTTCCCAATCGTGGATTTGGCGTGCAAAAGGTTTTGACCAACTATCTTAGCATCGAAACGGAAGTGCAAAATTATGGCAGTCAACTCAAGAGATCGAATTCGTGTTCAAATGCAATTCGAGAACCATGA
- the LOC108195352 gene encoding glutathione S-transferase U8: MAGYEEEEVKLFGAWGSPFSSRVEIALKMKGVKYQLIEEDTGNKSPLLLKYNPVHKKIPVLLHNGKPIAESIVIIEYIDDTWKSGTPILPQHPHQRAMARFWAKYIDDKLVPMWKSIRSTGEEQEQATKETEEALRTLENELQGKKFFGGETIGLADIIANFLGLWFGILEEVCEIKVLTQDKYPRIHQWINEYVESSVMKTSLPKRSELLSLFQTYFKPTK, translated from the exons ATGGCAGGCTATGAAGAGGAAGAAGTGAAGTTGTTTGGTGCATGGGGAAGCCCATTTAGCAGTAGAGTTGAAATTGCACTGAAAATGAAAGGAGTCAAGTATCAACTCATAGAAGAAGACACTGGTAACAAAAGTCCTTTACTTCTCAAGTACAATCCTGTTCATAAGAAAATCCCAGTGCTCTTGCACAATGGCAAGCCCATTGCAGAGTCCATCGTGATTATTGAATACATCGATGACACATGGAAATCGGGCACTCCCATTCTGCCTCAACATCCTCATCAAAGAGCCATGGCGCGTTTCTGGGCCAAGTATATAGATGATAAG CTGGTGCCTATGTGGAAGTCTATTAGGAGCACAGGAGAGGAGCAAGAGCAAGCTACTAAGGAGACAGAGGAGGCCCTgagaacacttgaaaatgaactCCAAGGCAAGAAGTTCTTCGGTGGCGAAACAATTGGACTAGCTGACATTATAGCAAATTTCTTGGGGCTTTGGTTCGGTATTCTTGAAGAAGTTTGCGAGATCAAGGTATTGACGCAAGACAAGTATCCAAGAATACACCAATGGATTAATGAGTATGTTGAGTCCAGCGTCATGAAGACCAGTTTGCCTAAAAGATCTGAGTTACTCTCCCTTTTCCAAACGTACTTCAAACCCAccaaatga